In the genome of Terriglobales bacterium, one region contains:
- a CDS encoding nucleotide sugar dehydrogenase, whose protein sequence is MQISVYGSGYLGSIISACLADFGMPVTCFDEDIDRIREVAQGNIPFFEKNLQEVIRRNVRAGRLSYSTDLASAAAKSQVTFIAEDTASGIEGLALKIAQLSQPRTLLVLSSPVPVGTASKLQKLMQEQGRIVAIVSQPLFFTNGCAIEDFNWPDRILLGTNSADAVMILKQLYRPLVMRGVPVIVTNHETAELVREASTAFVATKIAFINELASLSEHVHADATDLALALGLDKKIAPRCLQPGAGFGGPFAESDLDSLAQLANGNGVSLRIVSAARDVNRTLADRLADKISRMVVNIQGKELGILGLAFKPNTNSIAGSSSILLARTLMEKGAQVRAYDPVAIPEAQSQIEGIRYCNSPYATAEGSDALVVGTGWPEFRALDFDRIKKLLKQPIIVDTKNLLDSVRLRSMGFQYVGVGRA, encoded by the coding sequence ATGCAGATCAGTGTCTACGGTTCAGGGTATCTGGGAAGCATCATCTCCGCCTGCCTGGCCGACTTCGGAATGCCGGTGACCTGCTTTGACGAAGACATCGACCGCATCCGCGAGGTGGCGCAAGGCAACATTCCTTTCTTCGAGAAGAATCTGCAGGAGGTCATCCGCCGCAATGTGCGGGCGGGCCGCCTGTCTTACTCCACCGATCTGGCCTCGGCGGCGGCGAAATCTCAGGTGACATTTATCGCGGAAGATACGGCCAGTGGCATTGAAGGACTGGCGCTGAAGATCGCGCAGCTGTCGCAGCCGCGAACCCTGTTGGTGCTCAGCAGCCCGGTGCCGGTGGGTACGGCCAGCAAACTGCAGAAACTGATGCAGGAGCAGGGACGGATCGTAGCGATCGTTTCGCAGCCGCTGTTTTTTACGAATGGGTGCGCCATCGAAGACTTCAATTGGCCGGACCGCATCCTGCTGGGCACGAACTCGGCTGACGCGGTGATGATCCTGAAGCAACTCTATCGCCCGCTGGTGATGCGGGGAGTGCCGGTGATCGTTACCAATCACGAGACGGCCGAGTTGGTGCGAGAAGCTTCCACGGCGTTTGTAGCCACGAAAATCGCGTTCATTAATGAGCTTGCCAGCCTGAGCGAGCACGTGCACGCCGATGCTACGGACCTGGCGCTGGCGCTTGGCCTGGACAAGAAAATCGCGCCGCGCTGCTTGCAGCCGGGTGCGGGTTTCGGCGGGCCCTTTGCGGAGTCTGACCTGGATTCACTGGCGCAACTGGCTAACGGCAACGGGGTTTCACTGCGTATCGTTTCGGCGGCACGCGACGTCAACCGCACGCTCGCCGATCGCCTGGCGGACAAGATCTCGCGGATGGTAGTGAACATTCAGGGCAAGGAGCTAGGGATCCTGGGACTGGCATTCAAGCCCAACACGAATTCGATTGCCGGTTCGTCGTCGATCCTGCTGGCACGTACCCTGATGGAGAAGGGCGCGCAGGTTCGGGCGTACGATCCGGTGGCCATTCCGGAAGCGCAGTCGCAGATCGAGGGCATCCGCTACTGCAATTCGCCATATGCGACTGCCGAGGGATCGGACGCGCTGGTGGTGGGCACGGGCTGGCCGGAGTTTCGCGCGCTGGATTTCGATCGCATCAAGAAGCTGTTGAAGCAGCCGATCATCGTGGATACCAAGAACCTGCTGGATTCGGTGCGGCTGCGCTCGATGGGGTTCCAGTACGTGGGCGTGGGGCGGGCGTAA
- a CDS encoding anaerobic C4-dicarboxylate transporter yields the protein MIWLELSVVLGCIFVGARLSGIGLGTVAGMGLVVLVFIFGLTPGMPPRTVLGMILTVITAAATMQATGGLDYLVVIADRALRIWPAGITLVAPVIAYVFTFAAGTGHIVYALLPVIAEVSRSAGVRPERPLSIATIASQQAITASPISAATVALLGLLSPAGVGLKTILLISVPSTFLGSLLGALAVMWKGPELNDDPVYQDKLAKGLIKPSASAVVLEGSSLKRARGSVIVFLLTAVLVVALGLFPSMRPTYSVPTGGGESVEQIEMAPAIMILMLAAAGVNLLLFHASPSEAVKGSIMNAGVVALISIAGLGWLGSSFFEGNRQFILRSISGLVQQHSWIFGIGLFLLSILLSSQAATVVTLMPAGIAMGLGAPLLIALFPAVNGYFFLPTYATMLAAISFDQTGTTRIGKYILNHSFMLPGLVATVSSIAIGFAIAVIVL from the coding sequence ATGATCTGGCTGGAACTCTCGGTTGTTCTCGGCTGCATTTTTGTAGGCGCTCGCCTGAGCGGAATTGGCCTTGGGACCGTGGCAGGCATGGGATTGGTCGTTCTCGTCTTTATCTTCGGCCTCACACCTGGAATGCCACCACGCACCGTCCTCGGGATGATCCTTACCGTCATTACAGCAGCCGCAACCATGCAGGCAACCGGCGGCTTGGATTACCTCGTAGTCATTGCAGACCGTGCCTTGCGGATCTGGCCCGCCGGAATCACCTTAGTGGCACCGGTTATCGCGTACGTCTTCACTTTTGCAGCCGGTACAGGCCATATCGTATACGCTCTGTTACCAGTAATTGCGGAAGTCTCCCGGAGCGCCGGCGTTCGACCGGAGCGCCCACTGTCAATCGCGACCATCGCTTCGCAACAAGCCATCACCGCATCCCCGATTTCGGCCGCAACCGTCGCTCTGCTGGGGCTACTGAGTCCCGCGGGCGTTGGCCTGAAGACCATCCTCCTGATCAGCGTACCTTCGACATTCTTGGGCAGCCTCTTAGGGGCACTGGCGGTCATGTGGAAAGGACCTGAACTGAACGATGATCCGGTCTATCAGGATAAGCTGGCGAAAGGGTTGATCAAGCCATCGGCGTCAGCAGTGGTGCTTGAGGGCTCGAGTCTGAAGCGTGCACGCGGATCCGTAATCGTGTTCCTGCTGACGGCAGTCTTGGTCGTGGCACTTGGGCTATTCCCATCGATGCGTCCGACCTACTCGGTACCCACCGGAGGAGGAGAAAGCGTCGAACAAATCGAGATGGCGCCGGCAATCATGATCCTTATGCTGGCAGCCGCTGGCGTGAACCTGCTCCTGTTTCACGCGTCGCCAAGCGAGGCGGTAAAAGGCAGCATCATGAATGCAGGCGTGGTCGCACTTATTTCCATTGCTGGCCTGGGCTGGCTCGGGTCGTCGTTCTTTGAGGGCAACCGCCAGTTCATCCTCCGTAGCATCTCCGGTTTGGTTCAGCAGCATTCCTGGATCTTCGGCATCGGCCTATTTTTGCTTTCCATCCTGTTGTCGAGCCAAGCAGCCACCGTGGTCACCCTGATGCCTGCCGGGATTGCCATGGGGCTGGGGGCACCACTCTTGATTGCTCTCTTCCCGGCCGTCAACGGATATTTCTTCCTTCCCACCTATGCCACGATGCTGGCCGCCATTTCCTTCGATCAAACCGGCACCACCCGGATCGGCAAATACATTCTGAATCACAGTTTCATGCTTCCCGGGCTGGTCGCAACTGTGTCCTCGATAGCAATCGGATTTGCCATTGCGGTGATTGTGCTCTAA
- a CDS encoding type II asparaginase, which produces MKRQYALSFTLVLIFAIGVSQRSVAQGNLPNIVILATGGTIAGAAASGTQSAYTSGAVTIDAMLAAVPGIKNLANIKGEQISNVGSQDMTLEIMLSTAKRINALLAQNDVAGVVVTHGTDTMEETAFFLNLVVKSDKPVVLVGSMRPSTAVSADGPLNLFNAVGVAADPNARGRGVLVLMNDWIHGAHSLTKTSTTAVQTFMSPLRGLVGVSSYGKNDFYNSPHWKHTMTSEFDVANVTALPRVDILYAYADMAADLIDASVANGAKGIIIAGVGNGNMNKASVEAAAKAAKKGVVIVRSSRVVTGTVGRNVEINDDEMNFVASDELNPQKARILLMLALLKPRPTSEIQNLFYSY; this is translated from the coding sequence ATGAAAAGACAGTACGCCCTTTCTTTTACGCTAGTCCTGATTTTTGCAATCGGCGTTTCGCAGCGATCTGTTGCGCAAGGGAACCTTCCTAACATTGTGATCCTTGCGACAGGCGGGACCATTGCCGGCGCGGCCGCAAGCGGAACGCAATCGGCCTACACTTCAGGGGCTGTGACAATTGATGCGATGCTGGCCGCGGTGCCGGGCATTAAGAATCTCGCCAACATCAAAGGCGAACAGATATCCAACGTTGGATCGCAGGACATGACGCTGGAGATCATGCTCAGCACTGCCAAACGTATCAATGCATTGCTCGCTCAGAATGACGTCGCTGGTGTGGTTGTTACTCATGGCACAGACACCATGGAAGAAACGGCGTTCTTCCTGAATCTGGTGGTGAAGAGTGACAAGCCTGTGGTCCTGGTTGGCTCCATGCGGCCTTCGACGGCAGTCAGCGCCGATGGACCACTGAATCTCTTTAATGCGGTTGGTGTGGCGGCCGATCCGAATGCTCGGGGCCGTGGCGTCCTGGTATTGATGAATGACTGGATTCACGGCGCACATTCCCTCACCAAGACCAGCACCACGGCTGTCCAAACATTCATGTCACCGCTTCGTGGATTAGTGGGGGTTTCCAGTTATGGCAAAAATGATTTCTATAACAGCCCGCACTGGAAACACACAATGACGAGCGAATTTGATGTAGCTAATGTCACAGCCTTGCCTCGCGTCGACATTCTCTACGCCTACGCTGACATGGCTGCGGATCTGATCGATGCCTCCGTTGCGAATGGCGCAAAAGGAATCATCATCGCAGGGGTAGGCAATGGCAATATGAACAAAGCATCCGTGGAAGCCGCGGCGAAGGCTGCCAAGAAAGGTGTCGTGATCGTCAGGAGCAGCCGCGTGGTTACTGGAACGGTTGGGAGGAACGTAGAAATCAACGATGACGAGATGAATTTTGTCGCGTCAGACGAACTTAATCCTCAGAAGGCTAGAATTCTATTAATGCTGGCTCTACTCAAGCCAAGGCCCACAAGCGAGATACAAAATCTGTTTTATTCCTATTAG
- a CDS encoding 2'-5' RNA ligase family protein — MPEPEYALVAYIRNSLGKWVEDLRRELHPPHGHLPAHITVLPPRCLRGTEAQAREQVEQACQSVVPFSVVLGDVEHFLPVTPTVFIRVARAGYRLRELHDRLNTGPLASEEQWPYMPHLTIVKVDTVEDAQAAAKIAAQRWAEFPGPHAAQIEELTFVCQMPGSNRWQDLAPFPLGPRLASTR; from the coding sequence ATGCCGGAACCGGAATACGCGCTGGTCGCGTATATCAGAAACTCCCTGGGTAAGTGGGTTGAAGATTTGAGGCGAGAGCTACACCCGCCTCACGGGCATCTGCCCGCGCACATCACGGTATTGCCTCCCAGGTGTCTGCGGGGCACGGAAGCGCAGGCGCGCGAGCAGGTCGAGCAGGCATGCCAGAGCGTGGTCCCCTTCAGTGTGGTTCTCGGCGATGTCGAGCACTTCCTCCCGGTCACCCCAACGGTGTTTATTCGCGTGGCCCGGGCCGGATATCGGCTGCGCGAGCTGCACGACCGGCTCAACACCGGCCCGCTGGCGTCGGAGGAGCAGTGGCCATATATGCCGCATCTGACCATTGTTAAGGTCGATACGGTGGAGGATGCGCAGGCGGCGGCCAAGATAGCCGCTCAGCGCTGGGCGGAATTTCCCGGACCGCATGCCGCGCAAATCGAGGAGCTCACCTTTGTCTGTCAGATGCCGGGCAGCAACCGCTGGCAGGATCTGGCGCCTTTTCCCCTGGGTCCGCGGCTGGCGTCGACGCGATAG
- the aspA gene encoding aspartate ammonia-lyase, translating into MRIEHDLLGQRSIPDDAYYGVQTDRAMENFRISGVPISQYPDLIRALAIVKLAAARANYDCNQFDERILHGIERACQEIIDGRLHDQFKVDLIQGGAGTSTNMAANEVIANRALEFMGFQKGQYEHCDPHNHVNCSQSTNDAYPTALHIAIFLLNSRLVGQLRKLIEAFHRKGNEFRDVIKMGRTQLQDAVPMTLGQEFHAFAESLDNEVTALERVENVLYEVNMGGTAIGTGLNAPKGYAEACVAHLAKITGKPITLPVNLVEATQDTQPFVLLSSVLKSLAIKLSKICNDLRLLSSGPRAGLGEINLPAMQPGSSIMPGKVNPVIPEVVNQVCFKAIGNDLAVTLAAEAGQLQLNVMEPIIAFCILESQTMFMNAADTLRQHCVDGITANTDVCRKYVEHSIGVVTALNPLLGYEKATELAAEALKTGRGIVELVREKKLLSEAQIQTVLDPKVMTGSRVA; encoded by the coding sequence ATGCGCATCGAACATGATCTTCTTGGCCAAAGGTCGATTCCGGACGACGCCTATTACGGGGTTCAGACTGACCGCGCAATGGAGAATTTCCGGATTTCTGGCGTCCCCATCTCACAATATCCCGATCTGATTCGGGCACTGGCGATCGTGAAACTGGCCGCTGCTCGGGCGAACTACGATTGCAACCAATTTGACGAGCGGATTCTCCATGGCATCGAGCGGGCATGCCAGGAGATCATCGATGGTCGATTGCACGATCAATTCAAGGTGGACCTGATCCAGGGCGGCGCCGGCACCTCCACTAACATGGCGGCGAATGAAGTGATTGCGAACCGGGCGCTGGAGTTTATGGGATTTCAGAAGGGCCAATATGAGCACTGCGATCCCCATAATCACGTGAACTGTTCGCAGTCCACAAATGATGCCTATCCCACAGCGTTGCACATTGCCATCTTTCTATTGAATTCCAGGCTGGTGGGACAACTGCGTAAGCTTATTGAGGCCTTTCATCGTAAAGGTAACGAATTTCGTGACGTAATCAAGATGGGACGCACGCAGTTGCAGGATGCGGTTCCCATGACACTGGGCCAGGAGTTCCACGCCTTCGCAGAAAGTTTGGATAACGAAGTTACGGCACTCGAGCGAGTAGAGAATGTTCTTTACGAAGTCAACATGGGTGGAACCGCAATCGGTACCGGCCTGAACGCGCCCAAAGGGTATGCGGAGGCGTGCGTCGCGCATCTCGCAAAGATCACCGGCAAGCCCATCACACTGCCGGTGAACCTGGTGGAAGCCACGCAGGATACGCAGCCTTTTGTTCTTCTTTCCTCCGTTCTGAAGAGTCTGGCCATCAAGCTCTCGAAGATCTGCAATGATCTTCGGCTTCTCTCATCAGGCCCGCGCGCCGGACTGGGCGAAATCAATCTGCCGGCCATGCAACCGGGATCAAGCATAATGCCGGGCAAGGTGAATCCCGTGATTCCAGAGGTCGTGAATCAGGTCTGCTTCAAGGCTATTGGCAATGACCTTGCGGTAACGCTTGCGGCAGAGGCTGGGCAATTGCAGCTCAATGTCATGGAGCCGATCATCGCCTTTTGCATACTCGAGTCACAAACGATGTTCATGAACGCTGCGGATACCCTCCGGCAGCACTGCGTCGACGGAATCACCGCTAACACCGACGTTTGCCGCAAGTACGTTGAGCACAGCATCGGAGTAGTAACCGCGCTTAATCCTCTTTTGGGATACGAAAAGGCCACCGAACTTGCCGCCGAAGCTTTGAAAACCGGCAGAGGGATCGTCGAGTTGGTGCGCGAGAAGAAGCTTCTATCGGAGGCGCAGATCCAGACTGTTCTTGATCCTAAGGTGATGACTGGGAGCAGAGTTGCGTAA